The Chitinophaga sp. Cy-1792 genome contains the following window.
AACCAAACACGCCGGTATCTCCTGACCAATCTCCCGTTGGCAACAGCCTGACATCGTTTGTATCCAGTGCCTTGCCTTTAAATCTATAGGCCGCATCCTCCAGGTCTGAAGCAGGATAGACTTTCAAAGAATCGAAGCTGACTTTTTTATATCGGGCAAGCAGGTGTTGTATGGCCTGCTCTTCGCGGAGATCAGCCTTTGATGGACGGGTTCCGGTATTACAGGCGAATAATGCAACAGACAGTAACAGGTATAGTATTCTGGACATAGGTAAATTTCGCATAAAGTTATATAAGAATTATCATCCTTCAAATGCGCCACCGGATCTGCGTTTCAAAAATTGATTTTTTTCAATTTACCGGTTGCAGAGTATCAATTTTTAAGCGAAACAATCGGCCTACCTTTGTGCAACGACACCAACTGTAACATTAACCCGCCTGTAAGTGAGACGGGCAGCCATTTTCGAGCACATGGGAAGTATAATACCGCATCCTGCATGGAATAAAAATGATGTATCATTCGACTGGTTATATCCTGAGCCTGTCCAACAGCTGTCTAAACGCCATTGGACACCGATGCCGGTGGCTTTAAGAGCTGCCAGGTTCCTGGCCTCCAGAAAGGATGTTAAAATACTGGACATCGGAAGCGGTGTCGGGAAATTTGCGCTGCTGGCGGCTTTTCACAATCCGGAGGCCAGTTTCTACGGCATAGAACAAAGAGAAGATTTACACGAACATGCCCTGTCAGCGAAAGCCATGACCGGTATCCGTAATGCCACCTTCATTCATGGCAACCTTACCCAGCTTGATCTCCAGGATTTCGATAACTTCTATTTCTATAACGCTTTCTTTGAAAACCTTGTCAGTACCGGCCATATAGACCAAAGCATCGAATACTCCAGCAGCCTTTATCATTATTATTGCAGGTACCTGTTCAGGGAGCTGGACAAGAAACCACGCGGCACAAGGCTGGTAACCTATCACAGCATGGAAGACGAGATACCACCGTCTTACCAGCTGGTAGATACCACCGTAGACCTTTTACTGAAAATGTGGATCAAACAGTAACGCTGTGTTACGCCATACAGGAAGAAAACGAACCTACAGGCATAACCTGCGACTCGCCATACTGCTCTGTTTTACAGCTGGTATGGTCAATGCAGCAGGATTTTTTGCCTTTGCTGTACTGACCACCAATGTTACCGGCCATGCGGCGTTACTGGCACATGAGCTGGCATTGGGTGAGTTCAGGGCCGCCAGGATGATCGCGCTGTGGCTATTCCTGTTCCTGGCAGGCGCCTTCTTCACCGCCTGGTGTATCGATAAAACCAAAGCCAATAAAAGCTACACCTATACCATTCCGATTATTGCAGAAATGTGTATCCTGCTGCTGACGGCCATCTTCGGCTATACCTACGACCATTCCATCATCAAAACAGAATATTTCGCCGGCAGCCTGCTATTCGCCATGGGCATGCAAAACGCACTCGTTTCAAAAATATCGGGATCGGTTGTCAGAACCACACACCTGACAGGTATGTTCACGGATCTGGGCATTGATCTTTACACCTGGTTTTCTATAGCAGCAAAAACAGCTGAACTCAAACAGAAGATCGCACTCCGACTTACCATCATCCTCTTTTTCCTGGCAGGTGGCATCACGGGTGGCTACGCATTCATCACCCTGAAATACCATACCTTTTACCTGCCGGCTGGCATACTGGCTTTTACCATCTGGTATGATATTTCCCGCCTCCGGATAAGAAAATTGCTACGATATCTCTCTACGAAAAACAGCACATAAAAAAAGGAAGCACAGAAGTACTTCCCGGTTATCATAACAATCAATTTGTTAACAACATTGATATGTCATCCTTACTATTATACGATTTATTTGGTGGTCCTTCAATTACATAGTATTACATTGCTGCACATTACCTGTACAGCAAATCCGGCGCTGTACCCAGCCATGAAATAGTTGATAATTTCATTTTGCAAAGGTAACTTTGAGCTGGTAAAAAAGCATTGATACTTTTCAGGTAAAAAGTTGAAAAATATCAATTTTTTGATACCTGAAAACGCATAAAAGAATTTTAACCGTTATGAGTCTGCATGGTCTTTTTCCCATTGATAAATGGAGTTTTAAATCGCACTCTATTCTGAAAAACCTTCCGGAGGAGGACATGGAGCTGCTATTCCAGGGAATGACCGAGCAGCAGTACGGGAAAGGTGAGGTTATCTTTCGTGAAAACAATGCCGCCTATGGCATATTCTTCATCCTGAAAGGGAAAGTAAAAAAGTATAAAGCCGACAAAACCGGTAAGGAACAGATTATTTATGTGGCCAACTCCGGTGAAATAATAGGCTACCATGCGGTAGTACTGGACGAACGATACCCCGATTCTGCCGCAACGCTGGAACAGAGCACCATCGCCTTTATTCCCAGGGAGTCGTTCCTCAGGGCAATGGAACAATCGCCCAGGCTGGCACAGCGACTCCTGAAAAACCTTTGCCACGAATTTGTGGTATTCTCCAATACGATTTCCTTACTTGCGCAACATACTGTAAAGGAACGCCTTGCTGTTACATTAATCCTGCTCAGGGAAAAGTTTAAGGAAGACCACCAGGATGCTACCGATATCGGCATCAATATCTCCCGCGCAGACCTTGCCAACATGGTAGGTACCGGCACGGAGAATATTGTGCGCTTCCTGACAGAATTAAAGTCAGATGGTATCATCACCACTAATGGCAGGAAGATATATGTACAGGACGTAAAGCGA
Protein-coding sequences here:
- a CDS encoding class I SAM-dependent methyltransferase, whose amino-acid sequence is MGSIIPHPAWNKNDVSFDWLYPEPVQQLSKRHWTPMPVALRAARFLASRKDVKILDIGSGVGKFALLAAFHNPEASFYGIEQREDLHEHALSAKAMTGIRNATFIHGNLTQLDLQDFDNFYFYNAFFENLVSTGHIDQSIEYSSSLYHYYCRYLFRELDKKPRGTRLVTYHSMEDEIPPSYQLVDTTVDLLLKMWIKQ
- a CDS encoding Crp/Fnr family transcriptional regulator; this translates as MELLFQGMTEQQYGKGEVIFRENNAAYGIFFILKGKVKKYKADKTGKEQIIYVANSGEIIGYHAVVLDERYPDSAATLEQSTIAFIPRESFLRAMEQSPRLAQRLLKNLCHEFVVFSNTISLLAQHTVKERLAVTLILLREKFKEDHQDATDIGINISRADLANMVGTGTENIVRFLTELKSDGIITTNGRKIYVQDVKRLIALSGCGNL
- a CDS encoding YoaK family protein translates to MLRHTGRKRTYRHNLRLAILLCFTAGMVNAAGFFAFAVLTTNVTGHAALLAHELALGEFRAARMIALWLFLFLAGAFFTAWCIDKTKANKSYTYTIPIIAEMCILLLTAIFGYTYDHSIIKTEYFAGSLLFAMGMQNALVSKISGSVVRTTHLTGMFTDLGIDLYTWFSIAAKTAELKQKIALRLTIILFFLAGGITGGYAFITLKYHTFYLPAGILAFTIWYDISRLRIRKLLRYLSTKNST